A single region of the Vicia villosa cultivar HV-30 ecotype Madison, WI linkage group LG4, Vvil1.0, whole genome shotgun sequence genome encodes:
- the LOC131594620 gene encoding 1-aminocyclopropane-1-carboxylate oxidase homolog: MMATITSDDLAKNAQIYDRKSELKKFDESKVGVQGLIENGVTKVPHMFYYDRSNIDDFSVNESNPKHGIPTIDLAGIHDDPVLRDEVVRKVQNASEKWGFFQVTNHGIPTHVLDEMIKGVCRFHQQDAKVRKEYYTRDFTKKVVYLSNFTLYQDPSADWRDTIGFFMAPHPPKVEELPTICSDIVIEYSKEITALGYSLYELLSETLGLNRSRLKEIGAAESFFHVCHYYPPCPEPEITIGSSKHTDASFITILLQDHIGGLQVLHENQWIDVPPCWNT; encoded by the exons ATGATGGCTACAATCACAAGTGATGATTTAGCAAAAAATGCTCAAATTTATGACAGAAAAAGTGAACTAAAAAAATTTGATGAGTCAAAGGTTGGTGTCCAAGGACTTATAGAAAATGGAGTAACAAAAGTTCCTCATATGTTCTACTATGATCGATCTAATATTGATGATTTTTCAGTCAATGAATCAAATCCAAAGCATGGTATCCCCACAATTGATTTAGCAGGAATTCATGATGATCCTGTTTTGCGAGACGAAGTTGTGAGAAAAGTTCAAAATGCTTCTGAGAAATGGGGATTCTTTCAAGTTACAAATCATGGAATTCCAACACATGTTTTGGATGAGATGATCAAAGGAGTTTGCAGATTCCACCAACAAGATGCCAAGGTGAGGAAAGAGTATTACACTCGCGATTTCACTAAAAAAGTTGTTTATCTTTCCAATTTTACTCTTTACCAAGACCCATCTGCTGATTGGAGGGATACTATTGGATTTTTCATGGCACCTCATCCTCCTAAAGTTGAAGAGCTACCAACAATTTGCAG TGATATTGTGATTGAATACTCAAAAGAAATAACGGCGCTTGGTTATTCTTTGTATGAGTTACTGTCAGAGACTCTTGGCCTTAATCGCTCCCGTCTTAAAGAAATAGGCGCCGCTGAAAGTTTTTTCCATGTATGTCACTATTATCCACCATGTCCGGAGCCAGAGATAACCATAGGCTCTAGCAAACACACAGATGCCAGCTTTATTACTATACTTTTGCAAGATCATATTGGTGGTTTACAAGTTCTTCATGAAAACCAGTGGATTGATGTGCCTCCCTGTTGGAATACTTGA